GAGCGAGAAATCGTCGAATTTATGCGCGATGCGCTTCAGGATGATGGGTATGAGGTATCAGTGGCTTTTGACGGCAAGGAAGTGTTCGATCGACTGGGAGAGACGCCCGACTTAATCATCCTGGATATTATGATGCCGCATCTCGATGGGCTCGAAGTATGCCAAGCGATACGTGACCGGGTCTCGTGTCCGATTCTGTTCTTAAGCGCGCGCTCCAATGAAGCGGATCGGATCCAAGGACTCGCCGTCGGTGGCGATGACTATATCGTGAAGCCTTTTAGCATGCAAGAATTGAAGGCGAGAATAAGAGCGCATCTTCGTCGGGAGCAGCGGAGCCATCTTGATCATCAGCCGAAGCTGCTGCA
The window above is part of the Paenibacillus sp. FSL K6-0276 genome. Proteins encoded here:
- a CDS encoding response regulator transcription factor — protein: MREKILIADDEREIVEFMRDALQDDGYEVSVAFDGKEVFDRLGETPDLIILDIMMPHLDGLEVCQAIRDRVSCPILFLSARSNEADRIQGLAVGGDDYIVKPFSMQELKARIRAHLRREQRSHLDHQPKLLHHGDLTIDLDSQQVFYQNLPIPLTSREFELFRLLFMHPNQVFSREQIYEKIWGFDAEGEAATITEHIKNIRAKLACAAPEKTFVTTVWGVGYRFERK